The following coding sequences are from one Lolium rigidum isolate FL_2022 chromosome 6, APGP_CSIRO_Lrig_0.1, whole genome shotgun sequence window:
- the LOC124663205 gene encoding E3 ubiquitin-protein ligase RNF38-like yields MAGDRRGGSPTAERRRGIRRLLLPRGDASPSPPLLPPPPAPEHGLLRRKGFASAALLRGLGCASAAASQAYAPGPGSAAAAAVRSSADWHGRRRKGKDKRKERGGGGGGGLVAGGIGADVWCAPGIPFAAEASSVDCVVARHQMLGRARGGEAERPPHRERPCLSRRASMQEQISSSFMESPPPPLPLPHLDGPFFGADLLPSARLRRMRGYRPAPGGLEEEIMMFQTRVLLGGMSMYDRYQDWRLDVDNMSYEELLELGERIGHVNTGLREDEIIRNLRKVKHPAFDSSFRFPTEVEKKCSICQEEFEANDEMGRLHCGHSYHVYCIKQWLSQKNVCPVCKTAVSKT; encoded by the exons ATGGCCGGTGACCGCCGCGGCGGCTCGCCCACGGCGGAGCGCCGGCGGGGGATCCGGCGCCTGCTGCTGCCCCGCGGGGACGCCTCGCCCTCCCCGCCGCTGCTGCCTCCGCCACCCGCGCCGGAGCACGGGCTGCTGCGCCGGAAGGGGTTCGCGTCCGCGGCGCTGCTGCGCGGGCTGGGctgcgcgtcggccgccgcctcgcAGGCGTACGCGCCGGGCCCGggctccgcggccgcggccgccgtgCGGTCCTCCGCCGACTGGCACGGCCGGCGGCGGAAAGGGAAGGACAAGAGAAAGGAgaggggcggcggaggcggaggggggCTCGTGGCCGGAGGGATCGGCGCCGACGTGTGGTGCGCCCCCGGGATACCCTTCGCCGCGGAGGCCTCCTCCGTGGACTGCGTGGTCGCGCGGCACCAGATGCTCGGCAGGGCCCGcggcggcgaggccgagcggccgCCGCACAGAGAG AGGCCGTGCCTGTCTCGGCGGGCGAGCATGCAGGAGCAGATATCCTCGTCCTTCAtggagtcgccgccgccgccgttgccgctgcCGCACCTCGACGGGCCCTTCTTCGGCGCCGACCTGCTCCCCTCCGCCCGCCTCCGCCGGATGCGCGGGTACCGCCCTGCTCCCGGGGGCCTCGAAGAAGAG ATCATGATGTTTCAAACAAGAGTGTTGTTGGGGGGAATGAGTATGTATGATCGGTACCAGGATTGGCGCCTCGATGTTGATAACATGAGTTATGAG GAGTTGCTTGAGCTTGGAGAAAGAATCGGTCACGTCAACACAGGGCTACGTGAGGACGAGATAATTCGCAACCTTAGGAAGGTCAAGCACCCAGCCTTTGATTCCTCATTCCGGTTTCCAACGGAAGTAGAAAAGAAGTGCAGTATTTGTCAA gaggagtttgaagcaaatgacGAGATGGGGAGGCTGCATTGTGGCCA